A genomic segment from Pseudopipra pipra isolate bDixPip1 chromosome 14, bDixPip1.hap1, whole genome shotgun sequence encodes:
- the TPPP3 gene encoding tubulin polymerization-promoting protein family member 3 yields MAGNAEMASLEESFRKFAIYGDTKATGQEMNGKNWAKLCKDCKVTDGKSVTSTDVDIVFTKVKGKTARVINYEEFKKALEELAPKRFKDKSKEEAYEAICQLVAGKEPINVGVTKAKTVGAVERLTDTSKYTGSHKERFDESGKGKGKSGRENIVDTSGYVSAYKNAGTYDAKVKK; encoded by the exons atGGCTGGGAACGCTGAGATGGCATCCCTGGAGGAAAGCTTCCGCAAATTCGCCATCTACGGCGACACCAAGGCAACAGGGCAGGAGATGAACGGGAAGAACTGGGCCAAGCTGTGCAAGGACTGCAAAGTCACCGATGGCAAAAGCGTCACCAGCACCGATGTGGACATTGTCTTCACCAAGGTGAA AGGGAAGACAGCCCGTGTCATCAACTACGAGGAGTTCAAGAAGGCACTGGAGGAGTTGGCCCCCAAGAGGTTTAAGGACAAGAGCAAAGAGGAGGCGTACGAAGCCATCTGCCAGCtggtggcagggaaggagccCATTAACGTGGGTGTCACG AAAGCCAAGACAGTGGGGGCCGTGGAGAGGCTGACGGACACCTCCAAGTACACGGGGTCCCACAAGGAGCGCTTCGACGAGAGCGGCAAGGGCAAGGGCAAGAGCGGGCGGGAGAACATCGTGGACACCAGCGGCTACGTCAGTGCCTACAAGAACGCGGGCACCTACGATGCCAAAGTGAAAAAGTAG